The Doryrhamphus excisus isolate RoL2022-K1 chromosome 18, RoL_Dexc_1.0, whole genome shotgun sequence genome contains a region encoding:
- the arpc4 gene encoding actin-related protein 2/3 complex subunit 4, translated as MTATLRPYLNAVRATLQAALCLENFSSQVVERHNKPEVEVRSSKELLLQPVIISRNDKEKVLIEGSINSVRVSIAVKQADEIEKILCHKFMRFMMMRAENFFILRRKPVEGYDISFLITNFHTEQMYKHKLVDFVIHFMEEIDKEISEMKLSVNARARIVAEEFLKNF; from the exons ATG ACCGCCACCTTGCGACCCTACCTGAATGCGGTGCGTGCCACCCTGCAGGCCGCCCTCTGTCTGGAGAACTTCTCCTCGCAGGTGGTGGAGAGACACAACAAGCCAGAGGTGGAAGTACG GAGTAGTAAAGAACTCCTCCTCCAGCCTGTCATCATCAGCCGCAACGACAAGGAGAAAGTTCTCATTGAGGGATCCATCAACTCGGTCCGAGTCAGCATCGCCGTCAAGCAG GCGGACGAGATCGAGAAGATTCTCTGCCACAAGTTCATGCGCTTCATGATGATGAGAGCTGAGAACTTCTTCATCCTCCGGAGGAAACCAGTGGAG GGTTACGACATCAGCTTCCTCATCACCAACTTCCACACGGAGCAGATGTACAAACACAAGCTGGTGGACTTTGTCATCCACTTCATGGAGGAGATCGACAAGGAGATCAGCGAGATGAAACTGTCGGTCAACGCCCGAGCTCGCATCGTCGCGGAGGAGTTTCTCAAAAAC tTCTAA
- the LOC131106402 gene encoding ras-related protein rab7 isoform X2 has product MTSRKKVLLKVIILGDSGVGKTSLMNQYVNKKFSNQYKATIGADFLTKEVMVDDRLVTMQIWDTAGQERFQSLGVAFYRGADCCVLVFDVTAPNTFKTLDSWRDEFLIQASPRDPENFPFVVLGNKIDLENRQVTTKRAQAWCQSKNNIPYFETSAKEAINVEQAFQTIARNALKQETEVELYNEFPEPIKLDRNDRAKPSAESCSC; this is encoded by the exons ATGACCTCCAGGAAGAAAGTCCTCTTGAAAGTCATCATCCTGGGAGATTCTGG CGTTGGAAAGACCTCCCTGATGAACCAGTACGTGAACAAGAAGTTCAGTAACCAGTACAAAGCTACAATAGGTGCAGACTTCCTGACTAAGGAGGTGATGGTGGACGACAGGCTTGTTACCATGCAG ATCTGGGACACGGCGGGCCAGGAGCGGTTCCAGTCCCTGGGTGTGGCCTTCTACCGCGGAGCAGACTGCTGTGTGCTGGTGTTTGACGTGACCGCGCCCAACACCTTCAAGACGCTGGACAGCTGGAGGGACGAGTTCCTCATCCAGGCCAGCCCTCGAGACCCGGAGAACTTCCCCTTTGTGGTGCTCGGCAACAAGATCGACCTGGAGAACAGACAG GTGACCACCAAAAGGGCTCAGGCTTGGTGTCAGAGTAAGAACAACATTCCCTACTTTGAGACCAGCGCCAAGGAAGCCATAAACGTGGAGCAGGCATTCCAGACTATTGCACGCAACGCCCTCAAACAG GAGACGGAGGTGGAGCTCTACAACGAATTCCCGGAGCCCATCAAACTGGATAGGAACGACAGAGCCAAGCCTTCGGCGGAGAGCTGCAGCTGCTGA
- the LOC131106402 gene encoding ras-related protein rab7 isoform X1: MTWYLVVHLVVHHVWFCADSVGKTSLMNQYVNKKFSNQYKATIGADFLTKEVMVDDRLVTMQIWDTAGQERFQSLGVAFYRGADCCVLVFDVTAPNTFKTLDSWRDEFLIQASPRDPENFPFVVLGNKIDLENRQVTTKRAQAWCQSKNNIPYFETSAKEAINVEQAFQTIARNALKQETEVELYNEFPEPIKLDRNDRAKPSAESCSC; encoded by the exons ATGACCTGGTACCTGGTGGTACATCTGGTGGTACATC ACGTGTGGTTCTGTGCCGACAGCGTTGGAAAGACCTCCCTGATGAACCAGTACGTGAACAAGAAGTTCAGTAACCAGTACAAAGCTACAATAGGTGCAGACTTCCTGACTAAGGAGGTGATGGTGGACGACAGGCTTGTTACCATGCAG ATCTGGGACACGGCGGGCCAGGAGCGGTTCCAGTCCCTGGGTGTGGCCTTCTACCGCGGAGCAGACTGCTGTGTGCTGGTGTTTGACGTGACCGCGCCCAACACCTTCAAGACGCTGGACAGCTGGAGGGACGAGTTCCTCATCCAGGCCAGCCCTCGAGACCCGGAGAACTTCCCCTTTGTGGTGCTCGGCAACAAGATCGACCTGGAGAACAGACAG GTGACCACCAAAAGGGCTCAGGCTTGGTGTCAGAGTAAGAACAACATTCCCTACTTTGAGACCAGCGCCAAGGAAGCCATAAACGTGGAGCAGGCATTCCAGACTATTGCACGCAACGCCCTCAAACAG GAGACGGAGGTGGAGCTCTACAACGAATTCCCGGAGCCCATCAAACTGGATAGGAACGACAGAGCCAAGCCTTCGGCGGAGAGCTGCAGCTGCTGA